Within Saccharomonospora cyanea NA-134, the genomic segment AGCTCGTGGGCGTGGAGGACTGAACAGGCCGGCCCGCAGAACTCACCCCGACAACACCCACCCCGAGCCAGTCTGGAGTGCCATGAGTTCGGACGAGCAGCGGCCGGAACCGGACGAGCACGAAACCCGCCCGTCCGCCGGCACCGAGCACGACGACAGCGAAGCCGACACCGAGTCGCACGAGCGCACCCCCGGCCCGGACGGGGAGCCGGCTGGAGAGCAGGACGCCGAACCCGACCCCGGTCCCGAACCCACCGCCGAACGTCCCGAGCGCCCCGGACCGCCCCGGGCGCTCGTGTTCGTGGCCGCAGCACTGGCCTCGGCCGCACTCGTGGTCGCCGTCGTCTTCGGGGCCCTGTGGCAGAGTGCCGCGAGCAGCGACGACGTGGAGATCGCCGAGTCCCGGGAAGCCGTCGTGGCGGCGGCGAGCAGAGCGGTGGTGGCCTTCACCGGACTCGACTCGGAGAACCCCGACGAGTACTTCCGCAGGCAGAAGGAGATCGCCACGGGCCGTCTGCTGGAGGAGATCGCGAAGACCGAGCAGGAGTACCGCGAGCCCATCAGCAAGGCCGGAACCAGGGTGGAGTCCCGGGTGGCGGACGTGGCCGTCGAGGAGCTCAACGTCCACGAGGGCAAGGCGCTCGCCCTGGCCGTCGTCGAGCTCGACGTCACGCAGAAGCAGGACAGCGGCACGAAGACGCTGCGGATGCAGTTGCAGCTCGAACGCGACCCGAACGCGGGTGACGCCGGGCACCAGCCGTGGAAGGTGTCGGGCATCTCGCCGGTCCCCTACGGCGCCAGCAGCTGACCCGTGGCCTTTCGGCCCTCCCGCAGCATCCGCCGCACGATCCGAGTCAGGAGATCTCCCGAAATGCCTCCCTCCCGGCGCCGCATCCCAGCTCCACAGCCGCCCGTTCCGGCCCGCCGCCCCAGGGTGGCGGGACTGCGCAAGCCGTCCCCGACGAAGCGCTCCCCGGAACCCGCCGAGACCACCGAGACCACCGAGACCACCGAGACCAACGAGCCCACCGGGACCACCGGGACCACCGGGACCAACGGAGCCCCGGGCACTCCTGACACCGGGTCCGGAACCGGTGAGGCGGACGAGACCCGCACCGAACACACCCGAGCACCGGAACCGGTCGAGTCCGGCGAACCCGAGCCCGTGACGCCCGTGACGTCCGACGACGAGCTGCCGAAGCAGGAGGCCGGACGTGACAAGCCGAGCCCACGGCCCAAAACGCGCGACCGGGGCACGGCACGGCCGACCGACGCCGACCAGGTCGACGTCACCGACGAGGACGCCGAGGCAGCCGTCCCGAGGACGGGCCGGGACTCCGGACGAGAGGACTCGGACAGCGTGGAGGAGACCTCCCGCTCGCGCCGGGCGGGCTACCCCGTGCTGGCTGCCCTGCTCGCGGCCACGCTCGTGTTGTCGGGCCTCGCCGTGTTCTTCAAGGTGAAGCACGGTGAGGCCACGGAGCTGACCGCCAACACGGCGATGGTCGACGTGGCGTCGACCGCCGAGGTCAAGCAGGCGATGCAGGACGCCGCGCAGCGCCTGTTCTCGGTCAACTACCAGGACATGGGCGCCACCGACGAGGCCGCCGACCGTTTCCTCGCGAGCGAGGAGGTCCGGCGCACCTACGACGCCCTCATGGGCGACTACCGGCAGCAGGCCACGGAGCAGAAGATCGTCGTCACCACCACGGCGGTCCGCAGTGCTGTGGTACTCCTCGATGGCGACCGTGCCAGGGTCATGGTCTACGTTGATCAGATGGCGACCCGGGCGGGCAGCGAGCAGCCGATGGGCGGCCCGGCCGCCATGTGGTTCGAAGCCGAGCGTCGGGACGGCGCGTGGAAGGTCGCCGACCTGAACGTCTACGGTGCCAGTCAGTCCGATACTCGATCGGGGGCGGCTCCGGCGGAGGCCGAACCGTCGTCGTCGCAGGCAGGAGATTCGACGGAGGGTAACTGACGCTGCGCCAACCGGTGGTCAACCGTTGAAGGATGCTTGACTCAGCGTCCTCGGGGGTTCACGCTTACAGGCAACACGGCACGCCTTGCGGGAGGCGGGCCGGGGACACGACAAGGAGAGGCCGAACACGAGGCCGGGCCCTGATCGTCAGGCGATCGGGGGACCCCTCTCGACAACTCTCCTATGGCGGGCTAGACTGCTTCTTTGCGCTGCCCACTTTCAGGCTGCCCGTGTGCGGTAGCTAGGATGGTCGGCAACACCGCACCCTTGACAGTCCGCGTTACGAGTTGCTAGCGCGGCTGCTCAACCAGCTATGTCCCCGGAAGGACGCATCTTGGCAGTCTCTCCCGCGAATCAGGCCACTGCTGCGACCAACTCGAATCGACCGTCAACGGGTGTTCCAGGAGCACCGAAGCGAGTCTCTTTCGGGGAGATTCGCGAGCCGCTCGACACCCCGCACCTGCTTGATGTGCAGATCCGGTCGTTCGAATGGTTCACCGGCTCGGAGGCGTGGTACGAACGCGCCGTCAACGAGGGCGACGAGAACCCGGTCGGAGGTCTCGAGGAGGTTCTGAACGAGATCTCCCCGATCGAGGACTTCTCCGGCTCCATGTCACTGTCCTTCTCCGATCCGCGCTTCGACGAGGTCAAGGCCTCCGTCGAGGAGTGCAAGGACAAGGACATGACGTACGCGGCGCCGCTGTTCGTCACCGCCGAGTTCGTCAACAACAACACCGGTGAGATCAAGAGCCAGACGGTCTTCATGGGCGACTTCCCCGTGATGACCGACAAGGGCACGTTCATCATCAACGGCACCGAGCGCGTCGTGGTGTCGCAGCTCGTCCGTTCGCCGGGTGTGTACTTCGACCAGGCGGTCGACAAGTCCACGGACAAGGACATCTTCAGCGTCAAGATCATTCCGAGCCGTGGTGCCTGGCTGGAGTTCGACGTCGACAAGCGCGACACCGTCGGCGTCCGCATCGACCGCAAGCGTCGCCAGCCGGTCACGGTGCTGCTGAAGGCGCTCGGTTGGACCACCGAGCAGATCCGTGAGCGCTTCTCGTTCTCCGAGACGCTGCTCGCCACCCTGGAGAAGGACCACACGGCCAGCCAGGACGAGGCGCTGCTCGACATCCACCGCAAGCTGCGGCCGGGCGAGCCTCCGACGAAGGAGAGCGCCCAGGCGCTGGTGGAGAACCTCTTCTTCAAGGACAAGCGCTACGACCTCGCCAAGGTCGGCCGCTACAAGATCAACAAGAAGCTCGGTCTCGACCTGCCGTACGGCAACGGCACGCTCACCGAGGAAGACATCGTCACCACCATCGAGTACCTGGTCCGCCTGCACGCGGGCGAGGAGACGATGCGCTCCGGTGACGTCGAGGTGCCCGTCGAGACCGACGACATCGACCACTTCGGCAACCGGCGGCTGCGCACCGTGGGCGAGCTGATCCAGAACCAGATCCGCGTCGGCCTCTCCCGCATGGAGCGCGTCGTCCGTGAGCGGATGACCACGCAGGACGTCGAGGCGATCACGCCGCAGACGCTGATCAACATCCGCCCCGTGGTCGCGGCGATCAGGGAGTTCTTCGGTACCTCCCAGCTGTCGCAGTTCATGGACCAGAACAACCCGCTGTCCGGGCTGACCCACAAGCGCAGGCTCTCGGCGCTCGGCCCCGGCGGTCTGTCCCGTGAACGCGCCGGCATGGACGTCCGTGACGTGCACCCGAGCCACTACGGCCGCATGTGCCCGATCGAGACGCCGGAAGGCCCGAACATCGGTCTGATCGGCTCGCTGTCGGCCTACGCGAGGGTTAACCCGTTCGGGTTCATCGAAACCCCGTACCGGAAGGTCGTCGAAGGCCGGGTCACCGACGAGGTGCACTACCTGACCGCCGACGAGGAGGACCGCTTCGTCAAGGCGCAGGCCAACGCCCCGCTGACCGAGGACGGCCACTTCGCCGAGGAACAGGTCCTGGGTCGCCGGAAGGGCGGCGAGGTCGAGCTGCTCGACCCCATGGAGATCGACTACATGGACGTCTCGCCGCGGCAGATGGTGTCCGTGGCGACCGGCATGATCCCGTTCCTCGAGCACGACGACGCCAACCGTGCGCTGATGGGCGCGAACATGCAGCGTCAGGCCGTGCCGCTGCTGCGCAGCGAGGCCCCGCTGGTGGGTACGGGCGTGGAGCTCGCCGCCGCCGTCGACGCCGGTGACGTCATCGTCGCCGAGGAAGCGGGCGTGGTCGAGGAGCTGTCGGCCGACCTGATCACGGTCATGCAGGACGACGGCACCCGCCGCACCTACGGCCTCTACAAGTTCCGCCGCACCAACGCGGGCACCTGCTTCAACCACCGTCCGGTGGTCAACGAGGGTGACCGGGTGGAGAAGGGGCAGGTCCTCGCCGACGGCCCGTCCACCGACAAGGGCGAGATGGCGCTCGGCAAGAACCTCCTCGTGGCGATCATGCCGTGGGAGGGTCACAACTACGAGGACGCCATCGTGATCTCGCAGCGCCTCGTGCAGGACGACGTGCTCACGTCGATCCACATCGAGGAGCACGAGATCGACGCCCGCGACACCAAGCTCGGTGCCGAGGAGATCACCCGGGACATCCCGAACGTCTCCGAGGACGTGCTGGCCGACCTCGACGAGCGCGGCATCGTGCGCATCGGTGCCGAGGTCCGGGACGGTGACATCCTGGTCGGCAAGGTCACGCCCAAGGGTGAGACCGAGCTGACCCCGGAGGAGCGCCTGCTGCGCGCCATCTTCGGCGAGAAGGCACGCGAGGTCCGGGACACGTCGCTGAAGGTGCCGCACGGTGAGACCGGCAAGGTCATCGGCGTTCGGGTCTTCTCCCGCGAGGACGACGACGAGCTGCCCCCGGGCGTCAACGAACTCGTCCGCGTCTACGTCGCGAAGAAGAGCAAGATCCAGGACGGTGACAAGCTCGCGGGCCGGCACGGTAACAAGGGCGTCATCGGCAAGATCCTGCCGGTGGAGGACATGCCGTTCCTCGAGGACGGCACCCCGGTGGACATCGTGCTGAACACCCACGGTGTGCCTCGCCGAATGAACATCGGGCAGATCCTCGAACTGCACCTCGGGTGGCTGGCCTCCCAGGGGTGGAAGGTCGAGGGCAACCCCGAGTGGGCGAAGAACCTCACCGAGGAGCTGATGGACGTCGAGCCCGGCACGAACACCGCGACGCCGGTGTTCGACGGCGCCCGGGAGCACGAGCTCACGGGGCTGCTCGGCTGCGCCAAGCCCAACCGTGACGGCGACCGCCTGGTCGGCGAGGACGGCAAGGCGACGCTGCTCGACGGCCGCACCGGCGAGCCGTTCCCGTACCCCGTGGCGGTCGGCTACATGTACATCCTGAAGCTGCACCACATGGTGGACGACAAGATCCACGCGCGGTCCACGGGTCCGTACTCGATGATCACGCAGCAGCCGCTGGGTGGTAAGGCACAGTTCGGTGGTCAGCGCTTCGGTGAGATGGAGTGCTGGGCCATGCAGGCCTACGGTGCCGCCTACACCCTCCAGGAACTGCTCACGATCAAGTCCGACGACGTCGTCGGCCGCGTCAAGGTCTACGAGGCCATCGTCAAGGGCGAGAACATGCCCTCACCGGGCATCCCCGAGTCGTTCAAGGTGCTGCTGAAGGAACTTCAGTCGCTCTGCCTGAACGTCGAGGTGCTCTCCACCGACGGGGCCGCCATCGAGATGCGCGACTCCGACGACGAGGACCTCGAACGCGCGGCCGCCAACCTCGGCATCAACCTGTCCCGCAACGAGTCGCCCTCCGTGGACGACGTCGTGCAATGACCCAGCCGCCCGGTGGGGTCCGACACCACTGGACCCCACCGGGTAGCCGAACCCCTCTAACCGATGGGGTCGGGAAAGCACCCCGGACCCCCGAGAAGAACCCCAAGGGGATGCAAGAACGTGCTGGACGTCAATTTCTTCGATGAGCTCCGGATCGGTCTCGCCACGGCCGACGACATCCGTCAGTGGTCCTACGGCGAGGTCAAGAAGCCGGAGACCATCAACTACCGCACGCTCAAGCCGGAGAAGGACGGGCTCTTCTGCGAGAAGATCTTCGGGCCCACCCGGGACTGGGAGTGCTACTGCGGCAAGTACAAGCGCGTCCGCTTCAAGGGCATCATCTGTGAGCGCTGTGGTGTCGAGGTCACCCGCGCCAAGGTGCGTCGTGAGCGGATGGGCCACATCGAACTGGCCGCTCCCGTCACCCACATCTGGTACTTCAAGGGTGTTCCGTCGCGCCTCGGCTACCTGCTCGACCTGGCGCCGAAGGACCTCGAAAAGATCATCTACTTCGCCGCGTACGTCATCACCGGTGTGAACACCGAGCTGCGGCACAACGACCTGCCGACGCTGGAGAACGAGATCAGCGTCGAGCGGAAGAACATCGAGTCCCGCCGCGACGCCGAGATCGAGCAGCGCGCGCAGAAGCTCGAGGCCGACCTCGCCGAGCTGGAGGCCGAGGGAGCCAAGGCCGACGTTCGCCGCAAGGTGAAGGAGGGCGGCGAACGCGAGATGCGGCAGATCCGCGACCGCGCCCAGCGGGAGCTGGACCGCCTGGAGGAGGTCTGGTCGACCTTCACCAAGCTGGAGCCGCGTCAGCTCATCGTCGACGAGCAGCTCTACCGCGAGCTCTACGACCGCTACGGCGAGTACTTCACCGGCGGCATGGGCGCCGAGGCCATCCAGAAGCTGGCCAGCGAGTTCGACGTCGACGCCGAGGCCGAGTCGCTGCGCGAGACCATCCGCAGCGGCAAGGGCCAGAAGAAGCTGCGCGCGTTGAAGCGGCTCAAGGTCGTCGCGGCGTTCCAGGCCACCGGCAACGACCCGCGTGGCATGGTGCTGGACGCCATCCCGGTGATCCCGCCGGAGCTGCGCCCGATGGTCCAGCTCGACGGTGGCCGCTTCGCCACCTCGGACCTCAACGACCTGTACCGCCGCGTCATCAACCGCAACAACCGCCTCAAGCGACTGATCGATCTCGGTGCGCCCGAGATCATCGTCAACAACGAGAAGCGGATGCTGCAGGAGGCCGTCGACGCGCTGTTCGACAACGGCCGTCGTGGCCGTCCGGTGACCGGGCCGGGCAACCGTCCGCTGAAGTCGCTGTCCGACCTGCTCAAGGGCAAGCAGGGCCGCTTCCGTCAGAACCTGCTCGGTAAGCGCGTCGACTACTCGGGCCGTTCGGTCATCATCGTGGGTCCGCAGCTCAAGCTGCACCAGTGCGGTCTGCCGAAGGACATGGCGCTGGAGCTGTTCAAGCCGTTCGTGATGAAGCGGCTGGTGGACCTCAACCACGCGCAGAACATCAAGTCCGCCAAGCGGATGGTCGAGCGCGCCCGCCCGCAGGTGTGGGACGTGCTGGAAGAGGTCATCAACGGCCACCCCGTGCTGCTCAACCGTGCTCCCACGCTGCACCGACTCGGTATCCAGGCGTTCGAGCCGCAGCTCGTGGAGGGCAAGGCCATCCAGCTGCACCCGCTGGTGTGCGAGGCGTTCAACGCCGACTTCGACGGTGACCAGATGGCCGTGCACCTGCCGCTGTCGGCCGAGGCGCAGGCCGAGGCACGCATCCTGATGCTGTCGGCGAACAACATCCTGTCGCCCGCCTCGGGCCGTCCGCTCGCCATGCCGCGACTGGACATGGTGACCGGTCTGTTCCACCTCACGCGGCTCGACGAGAACGCCCAGGGTGCCGGTACGGCCTACGCCTCGCCCGCCGAGGCGATCATGGCCTACGACCGCAAGCAGCTCTCGCTGCACGCCCCGGTGAAGATCCGCGTCCGCGACCGGCAGCCGAACAAGGAGCAGGAAGCGGCTCTGCGGGAGAAGGGTTGGGAGCCGGGCCAGCCGTGGCTCGCCGAGACCACGCTCGGCCGTGTGCTGTTCAACGACCTGCTGCCCGCGGACTACCCGTTCATCAACGAGCCCCTGCCGAAGAAGCGGCAGGCCGCGATCGTCAACGACCTCGCGGAGCGCTACTCGATGACGCAGGTCGCGCAGACGCTCGACGGGCTCAAGGACGCCGGCTTCCACTGGGCGACCCGCTCCGGCGTCACGGTCGCCATCTCCGACGTTCTCGTGCCGCCGCAGAAGAAGGAGATCCTCGACCAGTACGAGGCCAGGGCCGCGCAGGTGGAGAAGCGCTACCAGCGTGGTCAGCTCTCCCACGCCGAGCGCAACAACGAGCTCGTCAAGGTGTGGAGCCAGGCGACCGAGGACGTCGCCAAGGCCATGGAGGAGAACCTCTCCGACGACAACCCGATCGCGATGATCGTGAAGTCGGGTGCGGCGGGCAACATGACCCAGGTGCGGTCGCTGGCCGGTATGCGTGGTCTGGTGTCCAACCCGAAGGGTGAGTACATCCCGCGGCCGATCAAGTCCAACTTCCGTGAGGGCCTGTCGGTGGCGGAGTACTTCATCGCCACGCACGGTGCCCGCAAGGGTCTGGCCGACACCGCTCTGCGTACCGCCGACTCGGGTTACCTCACCCGTCGTCTGGTGGACGTGTCGCAGGACGTCATCGTGCGCGAGACCGACTGTGGCACCGGCCGCGGCATCATGATGACCGTCGCCGACGTGCTGCCCGACGGCCGTCTCCTGCGCGCCGAGCACGTCGAGACCAGCGTCTACGCCCGCAACCTCGCCACCGACGCGGTGGACGCGCAGGGCAACGTGGTGCTCAACGCGGGTGACGACCTCGGTGACCCCGCCATCGAGCGGCTGATCCAGGCCGGCATCAGCAAGGTCAAGGTCCGCAGCGTGCTGACCTGCGAGTCGGCCATGGGTGTCTGCGCCACCTGCTACGGCCGTTCGATGGCCACCGGCAAGCTGGTGGACGTCGGTGAGGCCGTCGGTATCGTCGCCGCCCAGTCGATCGGTGAGCCGGGTACGCAGCTGACCATGCGTACGTTCCACCAGGGTGGTGTCGCCGGTGACGACATCACCACGGGTCTGCCGCGTGTCACCGAGCTGTTCGAGGCCCGCGTCCCGAAGGGCAAGGCGCCCATCGCCGACGTCGACGGTCGCGTGCGGATCGAGGAGAGCGAGCGGTTCTGGAAGATCACGCTCATCCCCGACGACGGCAGCGAGGAGATCGTCTTCGACAAGCTGTCGAAGCGGCAGCGGCTCGCCATCACCCCGGACGGCCCGCTGGCGGACGGCGACCACGTCAAGGTCGGCCAGCCGCTGCTGGAGGGCACGCCGGACCCGCACGAGGTGCTGCGCGTGATGGGTCCCCGCGAGGCGCAGATGCACCTGGTGGACGAGGTCCAGAAGGTGTACCGCGCCCAGGGTGTGTCCATCCACGACAAGCACATCGAGGTCATCGTGCGGCAGATGCTGCGCCGCGTGACGATCATCGACTCCGGTTCGACCGAGTTCCTGCCCGGCGAGCTGCCCGAGCGCACCAAGTTCGAGCAGGTCAACCGGCAGGCGGTCGCCGAGGGCGGCGAGCCCGCCTCCGGCCGTCCGGTGCTGATGGGTATCACCAAGGCGTCGCTGACCACGGACTCGTGGCTGTCGGCGGCCTCGTTCCAGGAGACCACCCGCGTGCTCACCGACGCGGCCATCAACGGCCGTAGTGACTCGCTGATCGGTCTCAAGGAGAACGTCATCATCGGTAAGTTGATCCCGGCCGGTACGGGCATCAACCGGTACCGCAACATCCAGGTGCAGCCCACCGAGGAGGCCAGGGTCGCCGCGTACGCGATCCCGTCCTACGACGACGGCTACTACACGCCTGACGTGTTCGGCACCGGCACCGGTGCTGCCGTCCCGCTGGACGACTACGACTTCGGTCGCGACTTCCGGTAGCCGAGCGAAGTAGGAAAGCCCCCGATCCACCGTGGTGGGTCGGGGGCTTTCTCGTCCGTGCCTGTTCTCTCGGGCCGAACGGTCAGTGACGCACGTTGTCGACCGGTGCGGCGCCGGGGGTCCGTTCGAGCAGGCCGAGGACGGCTTCGAGCATCTTGGGCAGGGCCTCGGCACTGATGCGGTAGGGCATCGTGGTGTAGAACAGCCCTTCTTCGGAGGTCAACACGAACGGCAGAGCGCCCGCGTTCTCGACCAGGTACTCGAGGACCTCCCGGTTGAGCATGCGGTTCGCGGTGGCCAGGTCGTTCGCGAACACGGCGTACTGGCTGTTGCTGGGTTTCCGGGAGCCAGAGCCGCTGCCATTCACCCTGGCGCTGGGCCACGGTCACCGGTGGCTCCCTGCTCACCGCGATGCCCTCGGTGAGCACGTCGCCTGGCTTGAGCGGTCATCCGAGGAAGTCGGTGTACGGGCGGCGAGCGAGTTTGACGGGTGCCAGCCGGTGCGGTGGTCACTTCGATGCGGCACACGTGGTGTGTCACGCCTCCGTTGGAGCCACGTCTTTCCATCGATGCTTCGGTCATCCGGAGCCGCTATGGTCCGCGTTCGAAATCGAGTGCGATCCCGAACCGGGGTCGCCGCACCGTGGCCAGCCAGTTGATGAAGCCTCCGGTGGAATTCCTGAATGGCCGGAGAAGCTCGGCGGACCACGCCGTCGCGTTCTCCGGTCCGGACACCGTGCCGCCGAGACGGGCGGCGAGCGCGGTGAGCGCTTCGACGTGCTCGCGCTGCTCCTTGCGGGCACTGAGCCACTGCCACCAGAAGACCAGTCCGGATCCCTACTGCCGGGCATCCCCGCAGCGGAGAGAGAGCCTGAGCCAGATCTCCACCGCTCAGATCTCCAGATCGTTCCTGGTTTCCCGCAGGAACTGATCGGTGCCGGTGTCGTCGTACTCCCGGCCTTCTGGTAGTTGCCGATGTTGCGCAACGGCTTGTCGGCACCGGCGTTCGCACCGGTACCGAGCCCGAGCTGGGACACCGTGGTGTCACGCATCGCGGTCTTCAGCGAGCCGCCGAGTCCGGGCTGTAGGCGGCTGCCGAGCATGCCTTCCTCGATCCACAGCTTGGTCGGAGGCGACTTGCCGCCCTGGCTTGTCCCCGTACCGGCGCAGTTCATCGCTGTCCACGGTGAACCCGCTCATGTGCCCTCCTTCGCTGTCGAGAACGCGGGCTCATGACTTCATCACCGCACGGGCCGTCGTAGCGTTGTCGGGAAACCCTGTTCAGCGGCGCCGAACCCGTCCGCCCAGTGGTCCGTGCTTGTGTGTCGCCGGACGGACGTCGAAGATCGGTACATGATCACGCCTGACACCAAGGACTGGACGTGGGTGCTGGAGCGGCCCTGCGCGGAATGCGGTTTCGACTCGGGCGCCCTCGGCTGGGAAGAGGTGCCCGCGCTGGTACGCGCCAACGCGGCATCGTGGTGTGACGTGTTGAGCGCCGGTGTGCGGCTGCGGACGCGCCCTCGTCCCGACCGTTGGTCGGTGCTGGAGTACGCCTGCCACGTCCGCGACGCACTGCGGCTGCTCGACGAGCGACTCGTCCTGACACTCACCGAGGACGAGCCGACCTACGACGACTGGGACCAGGACCGCGCCGCCGTCGACGGCCGCTACAACGACCAGGACCCCTCGACCGTCGCGACCGATCTGAGCATCGCCGCCGAGCGCGTCGCGACCCGCCTCGATCAGCTACCGGACGGCGCCGTACACCGCTCCGGCAGGCGCTCGGACGGCGTTCGGTTCACGGTGGAGACCCTCGTCCGGTACTTCGTGCACGACGTGGTCCACCACCTCCACGACGTCAGCGCACCGGCCGCCGGGAGATGACGGTCGCTCGCCGGTGGCACCTCAGATGTCGAGCAGCTCACGGGTCTCGTCGGCCGTGGCTCCCGATCCGATGTCGCCCTTGTCAGCGGAGTCCTTGAGCCCCTTGGTGTGGTCGACGAGTTTGCCGGTGTGGTCGACGATGGTCTTACCCGCCTGGAAGCCGTTCGACGGAGCGCCGGTCGGATCGATCCCCATCGTGGACTGCGCGATCTGCGTGGCGCCCTTCTTGAGCGACTCCGTCACCGCCGTCCTCATCGCGCCCCCACGCCCGACCTCGGCCACCGTGTCGAGCACGTTCGCGCCGTAGTTCTTGGGCGTGACTCCGAGCTTCTCGCCGAGCGTCACCATCTTGGAGCCGAACTTCCTGAAGAACTCCAGGATCTTCTCCAGCAGCGTGCCGAGCTTGCCCATCTTGCTGGTGACGCGCGAGAACGTGCTCGCCGCCTTCGCCACCGAAGCCGACATCGCCGCCGCGACCGACGAACCGAGGCTCACCACCGACGACGCCAGCGCGGGAACCCAGATCCAGATCAGCCACGTGACGAACTCCGTGATGATGGCCTTGATGACCTCCTCGACGATCGTCATGAGCATCGACGACGTCTTGAGGATCTCCGCGACGCTACCCGCGCTGGTGGCCACGCCCTCGATGCCCTGTGCGAAGTCCGCGAGCGCCTTGCGGGCCGTGTCATTGGCCTCGCCCTGCCAGTCGGCCAGCGCCTCGTCGGCCACCCGCACGAACTCGCCCGCGTACTCCACGAGGCCACCTCCGATCGCCGCGAAGTCGTCGGAGGCGGTGCTCAGCGCCGGGCCGTCGCCGGACACCATGTGCAGCGCGTCCTGCAGCGGTGTCACGAGGTGCAGCACCATGTTGAGTCCGTTGCTCACCAGCCAGCCCACGGGGTCGAGCACCGCCATGCCCGCCTCCATCGCGCATTCGGCGGTGAAACTCGCGGTGTCGGTCATGACATCGCCCGCGTGCAACACGATGTCCGCGACGTCCGGATCCTCGGGCAGCCCCTGCCAGATGTTGGTGACCGTCTCGTAGCCCTTGACGGCCTGCTTGGCGACGGGCACCTGCTTGGCGAAGTCGAGAGCGGCGTCGCCGAACGACTTCTCCGCGTCCCCTTTCAGCTCGACGGCGCCCGCGACGTCGGTGACCTCGGTCATGTGGGTTCCCTCCTCAGGCGCCGGCCGGACGTGCTTCGTCGACCTTGTCGATCTCGACCTCGTAGTTGCCGAGGCGGATCGCGCCGTGGTCGTCGTTGCTCGCGTACAGATCGGCGG encodes:
- the rpoB gene encoding DNA-directed RNA polymerase subunit beta, giving the protein MAVSPANQATAATNSNRPSTGVPGAPKRVSFGEIREPLDTPHLLDVQIRSFEWFTGSEAWYERAVNEGDENPVGGLEEVLNEISPIEDFSGSMSLSFSDPRFDEVKASVEECKDKDMTYAAPLFVTAEFVNNNTGEIKSQTVFMGDFPVMTDKGTFIINGTERVVVSQLVRSPGVYFDQAVDKSTDKDIFSVKIIPSRGAWLEFDVDKRDTVGVRIDRKRRQPVTVLLKALGWTTEQIRERFSFSETLLATLEKDHTASQDEALLDIHRKLRPGEPPTKESAQALVENLFFKDKRYDLAKVGRYKINKKLGLDLPYGNGTLTEEDIVTTIEYLVRLHAGEETMRSGDVEVPVETDDIDHFGNRRLRTVGELIQNQIRVGLSRMERVVRERMTTQDVEAITPQTLINIRPVVAAIREFFGTSQLSQFMDQNNPLSGLTHKRRLSALGPGGLSRERAGMDVRDVHPSHYGRMCPIETPEGPNIGLIGSLSAYARVNPFGFIETPYRKVVEGRVTDEVHYLTADEEDRFVKAQANAPLTEDGHFAEEQVLGRRKGGEVELLDPMEIDYMDVSPRQMVSVATGMIPFLEHDDANRALMGANMQRQAVPLLRSEAPLVGTGVELAAAVDAGDVIVAEEAGVVEELSADLITVMQDDGTRRTYGLYKFRRTNAGTCFNHRPVVNEGDRVEKGQVLADGPSTDKGEMALGKNLLVAIMPWEGHNYEDAIVISQRLVQDDVLTSIHIEEHEIDARDTKLGAEEITRDIPNVSEDVLADLDERGIVRIGAEVRDGDILVGKVTPKGETELTPEERLLRAIFGEKAREVRDTSLKVPHGETGKVIGVRVFSREDDDELPPGVNELVRVYVAKKSKIQDGDKLAGRHGNKGVIGKILPVEDMPFLEDGTPVDIVLNTHGVPRRMNIGQILELHLGWLASQGWKVEGNPEWAKNLTEELMDVEPGTNTATPVFDGAREHELTGLLGCAKPNRDGDRLVGEDGKATLLDGRTGEPFPYPVAVGYMYILKLHHMVDDKIHARSTGPYSMITQQPLGGKAQFGGQRFGEMECWAMQAYGAAYTLQELLTIKSDDVVGRVKVYEAIVKGENMPSPGIPESFKVLLKELQSLCLNVEVLSTDGAAIEMRDSDDEDLERAAANLGINLSRNESPSVDDVVQ
- a CDS encoding DinB family protein, with the translated sequence MITPDTKDWTWVLERPCAECGFDSGALGWEEVPALVRANAASWCDVLSAGVRLRTRPRPDRWSVLEYACHVRDALRLLDERLVLTLTEDEPTYDDWDQDRAAVDGRYNDQDPSTVATDLSIAAERVATRLDQLPDGAVHRSGRRSDGVRFTVETLVRYFVHDVVHHLHDVSAPAAGR
- a CDS encoding DNA-directed RNA polymerase subunit beta'; translated protein: MLDVNFFDELRIGLATADDIRQWSYGEVKKPETINYRTLKPEKDGLFCEKIFGPTRDWECYCGKYKRVRFKGIICERCGVEVTRAKVRRERMGHIELAAPVTHIWYFKGVPSRLGYLLDLAPKDLEKIIYFAAYVITGVNTELRHNDLPTLENEISVERKNIESRRDAEIEQRAQKLEADLAELEAEGAKADVRRKVKEGGEREMRQIRDRAQRELDRLEEVWSTFTKLEPRQLIVDEQLYRELYDRYGEYFTGGMGAEAIQKLASEFDVDAEAESLRETIRSGKGQKKLRALKRLKVVAAFQATGNDPRGMVLDAIPVIPPELRPMVQLDGGRFATSDLNDLYRRVINRNNRLKRLIDLGAPEIIVNNEKRMLQEAVDALFDNGRRGRPVTGPGNRPLKSLSDLLKGKQGRFRQNLLGKRVDYSGRSVIIVGPQLKLHQCGLPKDMALELFKPFVMKRLVDLNHAQNIKSAKRMVERARPQVWDVLEEVINGHPVLLNRAPTLHRLGIQAFEPQLVEGKAIQLHPLVCEAFNADFDGDQMAVHLPLSAEAQAEARILMLSANNILSPASGRPLAMPRLDMVTGLFHLTRLDENAQGAGTAYASPAEAIMAYDRKQLSLHAPVKIRVRDRQPNKEQEAALREKGWEPGQPWLAETTLGRVLFNDLLPADYPFINEPLPKKRQAAIVNDLAERYSMTQVAQTLDGLKDAGFHWATRSGVTVAISDVLVPPQKKEILDQYEARAAQVEKRYQRGQLSHAERNNELVKVWSQATEDVAKAMEENLSDDNPIAMIVKSGAAGNMTQVRSLAGMRGLVSNPKGEYIPRPIKSNFREGLSVAEYFIATHGARKGLADTALRTADSGYLTRRLVDVSQDVIVRETDCGTGRGIMMTVADVLPDGRLLRAEHVETSVYARNLATDAVDAQGNVVLNAGDDLGDPAIERLIQAGISKVKVRSVLTCESAMGVCATCYGRSMATGKLVDVGEAVGIVAAQSIGEPGTQLTMRTFHQGGVAGDDITTGLPRVTELFEARVPKGKAPIADVDGRVRIEESERFWKITLIPDDGSEEIVFDKLSKRQRLAITPDGPLADGDHVKVGQPLLEGTPDPHEVLRVMGPREAQMHLVDEVQKVYRAQGVSIHDKHIEVIVRQMLRRVTIIDSGSTEFLPGELPERTKFEQVNRQAVAEGGEPASGRPVLMGITKASLTTDSWLSAASFQETTRVLTDAAINGRSDSLIGLKENVIIGKLIPAGTGINRYRNIQVQPTEEARVAAYAIPSYDDGYYTPDVFGTGTGAAVPLDDYDFGRDFR